Genomic window (Streptococcus porcinus):
AAAAAATGTCTAAAACCGACCCCTCTTCAATCAAAGAACCATTCTGCATGACTGCAACGCGATTACAGATATCTTTAACAATTTGCATCTCATGAGTAATCATGACAATAGTGAGACCCAATCTTTTATTTAAGTCTTGTAAGAGAGCTAATATTTGTTTTGTCGTTTTAGGGTCTAAAGCCGAAGTTGCCTCATCAGAGATCAAAATTTTAGGATCATTTGCTAATGCACGAGCAATAGCTACCCGTTGTTTTTGTCCACCAGATAATTGTGAAGGGTAATTATCAGCACGATCACTCAACCCTACCATTTCCAACAAATGAGTAACTTTCTTTTCCACTTCTATTTTACTCAAGCTAGAATGACGTAACGCAAAGGCTACATTTTCTTTAGCCGTTTTTTGAGCCATCAAATTAAAATGCTGAAAAATCATTCCTATTTCACGACGCTTCTCCCGCAACCCCTTACTGGATAAGATAACTTTGCCGTCTTTATAAGTTAAGTCCCCATCAATATGAATTTGACCAGCTGAAGGAACCTGTAATAAATTAATAACACGAACTAAAGTTGACTTCCCTGCACCAGAGTAACCAACAATTCCGTAAATATCTCCCTCGTTAATAGTTACTGATACATCCTTGACAGCCTCAATTTGCTTCTTACCCTGTTGGAAAGTAATAGCGATATGATTCAACTGCACCATTGCTTTATTCATAACTTTTAATAAACTCCTCAATTAATATAATATGGCGTAAATAATCTGAAATTAAAACATTTTCATCACCTGAATGATCTGAACTATTAGCATTACCAAGTCCTAAAGAAACCATCGGTACCCCTAAAGCTTCAAAGACAGTATGCATAGGGCCCGTTCCTGCAGAGGTCGGTAGTAAACAAACACCATGAGGATAATTATTTTCAACCGTGCTGATTAACCTAAGAACCTCTGGATTAGTTAAATCACTTCGATAGCTCTTTTCTCCAAGCGTATAGGTTAGATCGACATTTGCGAAGCCTTGTTTTTGCAAATGTTTTTTAATAGCTTCAAAGACATGATAGGGATCTAAACCTGGAACCAAACGAACTTCCATCTTAGCACTAGCATGGGCCGGAATAATCGTCTTTACTCCAGCTCCTAAATAGCCAGAAGAAATCCCTTGGATAGTAACAGAAGGTTGGAAATAATAGCGCTTCAAAAATGCTTCTTTTTCAGATTGTAAAAGTGGCAACCTCAATCCATAAAGGTTCTGCAATATGTCTCCATTTTCTGTAGAATAGTGAACGACTAAATCAAGCTCTCTTTGATTTACAGGTATAATCTTCTCAGAAATACCATCTACTAAAAGGGTTCCCTCCTTATCGCGCAAGCTTGAAATAGCTTCAAGCAAATACCAAGTGGCAGAATCAACAACTCCACCAAACTTCGAATGGATATCTCTTACTGCACTAGTAACCGACATATCAAAGGTCAAAATACCTTTATTACCTCCAGTTAATTCTAACTGATTAGACTGGTTTCGGATGCCTTGTTCCCATATTAAAAGATCAGCATCTACTAACTTGTCCTTGTACTTTACTAAATAGTTTTCCAAATCAACAGAGGCAGATTCCTCTGCGCCTTCAATAATGAAAGTTATATTCAAGGGCAGTACTGAATGCTCTCCTAAATATCTACTAACAGCTGTTAACCGAGCTAAAATATGCCCCTTATCATCATCAACACCACGTCCGTACATAATATCATCTCGAATATCCAAAGTAAAGGGATCAGCCGTCCACTTTTGGTCATCATCTGCTGGTACAGTATCATAATGGTTATAAAAAATGAGCATCTTTGCCTCAGGAAAGGGACTTTTAAATTCAGCAATTACAAAGGGGGCTTTATAACTTTGATCAATAGTAACTTGAGCTCCAGCCTTTTCAAAAATCTTTCCTAAATAGGTAGCTGCATCCTTTAAGCCTATGCTTTGAGCGTATATCGATTTAATAGCTATTAGCTGTCTTAATTCTTCAAGATGGGTTTGAATAGTTGCATCATGCCATAAGTGTTTATCAAAACTTTTAATACCTTGATTATCCATTTGTCACCCAACCTTCTAACATTCTAATATTATTGTGCTTTTTAGTTTATTCCAAAAATAGGATAGAGGCTAAGGATAATCATCCCAGCCTCATCTTACAACCATTACCAAACTGGTACATCAATTCCCTTGGACGTTTTTTCGACAACTTTCTTCAAGTCATCAGTATGATATGCCTTAACTAACTTTTTAATTGCTGCTGCTTTATTGGATGATTTCCAATCTTTTTTACCTGCTAAGATATTAATCCATTGTTTGGAATTTTTATCAATTTTCTCTTTATATAAAGAGGTTTTAAAATCAATTTTAGCTGGTACTGCATAACTATTATTCACAATTGCAGCATCAGCTGATGAAATAGCCCGCGCAGTCTGACTTGCATCAAGTTCCTTAATATCTAAATCCTTTTTATTTTCAGTAATATTAGCAATTGTTGCTAATTGATCACCAGAAACATCTAACTTAATTAAACCTGCTGCTTGTAAAACATAGAGGGCACGGCTCTCATTTGTCGCGTCATTTGGCACCGCAATTTGTCCACCTTTTGGCAATTCACTAACTGATTTGTACTTTACCTTTCCTTTTTGGGTTGTTCCAGAGAATAGATGAATAGGACTAATATAGGTTTCAGCAATTGCCACTAAATTTTCTTTGTTTTCCTTATTCCAGTTAGTCAAAAAGTTATAATGTTGAAAAGCATTGATATCAACTTCACCATTAGCTACAGCTTTATTAGGTTGTGAGTAATCTGTAAATTCTTTATATTTTAACTTAATACCATCTTTTTTAAGTAAGTCCTCAACTTTCTTCCACCTAGCGTCATCCGAAGTTGTTTTAGTCATAACTCCTACAGTAAGCGTATTTTTATCTGTTTTAGCATTTCCACATGCAACTAATACCGTTGAAGTTAGTAGAATACCTACAAAAGTGATTATTTTTTTATGTAACATGAATTGTTCCCCATTTCAAATTAGTAATATAGTTATTCTAACTAATTGAGATATAGTTTGCAAATTGATATATTTTAATTATATATATAGTTTAAAACTATATCCTTGATAGTTCTAACTACAGAAACATGATTTTATAGATAACTGTTTTCAAAGTAGTGTTCTAAAACAAAGATTTATAAACACAAAAAGCAACTACTGATCAACAATAATTGCTTAGCTTGTATAAGAAACTACTTTAAAGTTACTTTATTATTTTGGTAGATTAAGTTGTTTAGCTGTAGGCGCGTAATCTCCTCCGAGATGAGCCTTAGCCAACTTAGTCAGAGTACCATCTTTTTCTAGTGCTTTAAGTCGTTTGTTTACAAAAGTTTGTAAGTCCTTTTGATCTTGACCAAAAATAAAGTAAATATATGGCTGCTCTTTACTTTCTAATGGAATCGTTTTAAGATTATCAAGGCCCTGATTTTTTATAATCGCATTAACCGTAGGAGCATCAAAAATTTTAAAATCAGCTTTACCCTCACTTAAATTTGACAACATTTGAGTGATATTTTCGTTAGTATATTTCAACTTAACTTGAGCCGAATTGTTCTTTTTGTTGAAATCTTCCAATTGGGCTGCAGTCGTTGTCCCTTGAACAACTTGTGTTGAATGGTTTTTTATATCTGCATAAGATTTGATATCACTATCTTTTGGAACAACCAAAACAGATGGAGTTGTCCCAGTTGGATAAGAAAAGAGATATTTTGAAGCTCTTTCCTTTGTATAACTGATATTATTCCCAGCTATTTGATATTTACTTGAATCTAGTCCGGTAAAGATAGAAGACCACTCTGTTTTCTTAAAGTTAACTTTATATTTACTAGAATCTTTAAAGACTGCTTTAGCAACCTCAACATCATAGCCTGTTAGCTGACCTGATTTTTCATAAGAAAAGGGCGCTGTCGTTCCAACAGTTGCAAAAGTTATTGTTTCTTTATCATTGGCGCCAGTTGTTTTATTACTACTACAAGCTACTAAAACTGTTCCGACAAGTACTGTCATGCTTAAAAAAGCAGCTTTTTTACCTTTTATCATTAGTTTACTCCTTTAGTGTTATTTCATATTCTATCACCTTTGTCCTTTTCCTACCAATATTTATTCTTTATCACTCTGATAAAAAAAGCGTATCAAAAAAGAGCTCTACAGCCCTTTTGATTATGATCTGACTTAGAAGTCAGCAACGTTATGGTATACTTTTTGAACATCATCATCAGCTTCCAAAGCGTCCACTAATTTTTCAAACTTCTCAAGGTCTTCGCCCTCAAGAGTAACTTCACTTTGTGGAATCATCTCTAATTCAGTAACTTGGAATTCTGAAATACCTGAATCACGAAGAGCTTGGATTCCTTTATGCAAATCAGTTGGAGCGGTATAGACCGTGATTGTTCCTTCTTCTGCTTCAACATCATCAACTTCAACATCTGCTTCTAAGAGTAGTTCAAAGATAGCATCCGCATCCTCACCTGCAAATACAATAACACCTTTTTTATCAAACATATAAGAGACAGACCCTGAGGCCCCCATGTTTCCACCATTCTTACCATAGGCAGTACGAACATTTGCTGCAGTCCGATTAACATTTGAAGTCAAAGTATCGACAATGATCATTGAACCATTTGGTCCAAAACCTTCATAACGACCTTCAACAAAGGTTTCATCTGTGTTACCCTTAGCTTTATCAATAGCTTTATCAATAACATGCTTTGGAACTTGAGCCTGTTTAGCACGGTCGATAACAAATTTGAGTGCTGAATTTGATTCTGGATCGGGATCTCCTTGTTTAGCAGCAACGTAGATTTCTACCCCAAACTTAGCATAAACCTTCGAAGTAGCACCATCTTTAGCAGTTTTTTTGGCAACAATATTGGCCCATTTACGTCCCATTAGTTTCTCCTCGCGATAAGTATTATTTTTTAAAGCTCTTTGTAAAATAGCCGAGCTATCTCATTAACTCTATTATTATAGCACTTTGAGGTGATTTGGTAAAATGGAAAATAAGGAGCGTATGTGGAAGAATTTTTTAGAATCGTCAATTATCTATTAAGGAGAACCTACCGAGTTTCTTTTTAAAAAAGACTGAACAAATTTTCCTTTGCTCAGTCTTGACAGATTCGGTGTTATCCTGTATCATATGATAAAGACTGAGTAAGGGGCGTTGAAATAGGTCTTACTCGGTAAAGCGTAGTGGTTACCGCCACTGCGCTTCTTTTATTCGATTAAATTTCCTTAATTATAGCACACTAGTATAGGAATAACAAGCTTTTTTAAGAAAAATGTAAGACAAATAAGCCCTTTTAATGGCGCTTTTTTATTTTACTTAAAAGATGTTACTTTTTATATCGATATGTCGCATTTAAAGCTAACTTAGGCAATTGATAATTTCTTTATACGGCTCATATTCTTTTCTCCAAGGACCAAAAAAAAGATCATGAAGTTTTCCTTCGTAAGACAACACAATCATTTGACTCATTGTACTAGCTCCCCTCTTGCTCCAGTACATCCCCCGTTTTTTCATTCTATAGGTTACTTTTCGATGCTGACTTTCCATAATGCCAATTCCTTGTGGCTTTAATCCTCTAAACTTAGCAGGCTTAAGATATTGAAAGTTATTTAGGAGTTTTCTTTTGAATATCGAAAATTTTTCTTCCTCGACTTCACTTGTAAGAATGCTTTCTGTAGTATCTAGGACCATCTCTAACTCACTCTTAGAGTGTTTTTTTAAGGCCTTAAAAACTTTTTCAAGAAGGGTGATAGGCATTTCTTTATAGTATTCTTTGACTAATTTATTAACATGGTATTCGTCCCAGAAGTGCTCATGATACTTCACATTCAAGTCTTTCGCAAGCTCTTTAAAAATGTACGGAGTATAACCATGACCACCGTCTGAATTTGTCACTAAAATTGTCTTTGTAGTTATTTGATAAGTATTGTAGATATAATCAATTAACTGTTCCCTTGCTGAGGAATTCTTCATAGAAATAAACTCTTTTTTATTATCTAATTTGTATCTATTTTTATATTCTTCATAACTACCAGTGTGTAAAACGAAATGAGACAAATCAAAATTTTTATTATCACTACCATTTTCTCGAGCCTTGACCATTACACCGTCTCCCTCAATATACAGGATATCAATTGACTCTTTAGGTTTGTACTCATTAAAGTAGCGATAATTATTTTTTTCATTGATCAACTCTCCACACATTTTAACTGCTTTAACTACTGAAGGCTTTGTTATTGATACTTGGTAAACTAAATCAATTGCTTTGACAACCATATCATAGGACATTAGCGTAGATAGGCAAGCTACTTGGTACATAAATTCAAGTGAGTAACGTGTATTTTTCTCGAGACCTAACATAGTATCAACAGGAACTACCCACTTACTTCCTTTTTTCCAGCGCTTACGTCTGAATGTAAATTCTCCAAATGTGAAAATGACAGTTCGTTCCATGGAATGAATGCATCTATAGCCTTTGTTTTTCATTGTTGCTTCCATCTTATTATCATACTCATTAATGAAATTTTGAAACCAGGTATTGTTATTAGACTTAAATTGTTCCCGAATAGATGACTCTTGAATGACTTCCATGTTATTCCTCTAATTTCATTTTTTAATCGATAATAGTTATTCTATAAAGAAATGAAATAGATTTCAATGCAGAAAAAAAGAACTAAATATTAGCTCTTTTTCAACGATTTTTTTTATATCTAGATATCTCTGTTTGAAGGAATCCATAAGCAAGTACTGTAATTGGCAACAATAGCACACCATTAATTAGTAGCTCGGGAATAAATGAAAATCCTCTACTGAAATAAACTCCTGTACTAAATACTCCAATAATAATTAAAGCTTTTGGATAGAAGACTAAACTTAATACCCCTAACACTAACATAAATGATAAAGCAATTCCAAATTTGTCATAAAACAATTGGTAGCTCACTAAAGCTAAGAAAATACCGACTAAACGCCATAACGTTTTGAAATTAATAATAACCATTTCGAACCTTCTTCCTTTATGACTAAAACTTATAGATTTTCAATTAAATCATCTAAGAATGCAGAGTCTGAACGTTTACCTGATTCAGTCGCCAATTGTCGTAGCTTTTCCCTATTTGATGGTTTCAACATAAATTGATAATTTTTCTTTCTCTCAAATAATGCCTCTTCATCATTTTGAATTTTTGTTTTATTTTCTTTATTGAGAGTTTCTCTCAATGTTTTGGTCATTTCACTTTGATCTTTTATAAAAGCCATACTAAATTCCTTTCATAGATATATACATGTTTATGTTTATGAATATATTGTATCACAAATCCTTACACTAATCTATCTATTGTTGAAGTCATCTGAGAAAAGACTTTATTGATTTTATCAAAGAAACTCTTATGCTCTGAGTATTTTTTCAGAGTCATCATATCCGAAATTGGTAAATATTCAAGTGTCGACGTATTAAATAGTTCCTTGTAGGGAATAATCAAATCAATATTTCCATCTTCTTCTAAAATTTTGATTAGTTCACGAGATGATTTAGTATTATGCTTAATCATATTTGCAATAAAGACTAACTTTGCTGTCACATAACTCTTTCGAGTTGAAAAATTAATGGCCTTTACCTTTAAGTCATTCATCTGTGTTTCAATATTGTATTTTGCTTCATATCCGTACTTACTAGGTGTTAGTGGGCTCCATACTATGTGACTTACAATAGTCGCATTCTTTGTCGCAACTGAAAAATCTGGTCTACAATCAAAAATAATATAGTCGTAGGCTTCGAGATCACGAGAGTAATAGTTATCATCTAACCACATATACATATACATGTTTTTGTTTTCATCTTGACTAAGATCTTTTTCAATACGATCTAATTTCATATAACCAGGTATTAGATCAATATTTTCTTTAATTGAAATAATATCCACCTTACCTCCTACAAAGATATTAGCTACTGTATTTTCTGATTGATAAATTCTATACGTTTGAGTCAGGTTACATTGAAAGTCAAAATCAATGAATAATACTTTCTTTCCTTGACTAGCTAACCACTCACCGTAATTATAGGCTAAAGTTGTTTTACCAACACCACCTTTGATTGCTTCAAAACTCATAATCTTCATAACAGATCCTCTTTCTATTTTATATACATGTATATGTTTATATCTATATACATAATAACACGATTAAATATGTTTGTAAACATGTATATGTATATGTTCATAAAATAAATAGCCAGTTCAATAACTAGCTATTCTCCATCTCCTTTTATTATCCAAATGTACCACCAATAGGTCCACCGACATAATCGGCAATCTGTAACTGCTGAACAGTCAAATTATAATTTGCAACAAAGTAAACATTATCAGCACCTTGTTTTGTTAGTGGTATTAGAACCTGTACCACATCATCACTATCTGATTCTAAAATCTCAATTCGATCTGCCTGGTAAGTATTGTGGTTAATAAGCATTGCAATTGCAACTGTTTGAATCATTGGATTATCAGTCATCGATAAATGATTATCATAAGTCCCTGTAGTGTCAGTTACCTTTTTAGACTTCTGAATGGTACTTAGTGCACTCTCAACAATCGGCAAAGCAGAAGCTCTTATATCTTCTTTTACAGGGCTATAAGGATGCTCTAGTTTAAGTTTTGCCTTACGATAATTCTTTTCATTTGTTGTTTCCTCTTTCATATCTTCTCCTTTTTTTCTGACCACTAAGTGTTTTGGCTTTTTACTTTGTGGATTATAATTATCTATTTGCTTGTAAACAGCATAGAATGATGCTACTAACAAGAAAAGAGTTAATAATGTTAAAATTTTATTTTGTTTAATCCAATTTAACATGCTTTACCTTTCTAATTACCGAGTTTAGGATTTTTATTATCAGGATAGGCAAACTTCATATTATCCGCTTTTTGCTGTGATACAGAAAATATTCTATAATTCCAAGTATCTCTTTTACCATAATAAGTAATTCCTGATAATGGAGTGTTTTGTTCAATAACAAGAACTGAACCATCTTGGAAAACATGACATACGATTCCTGTATGACCTGGTGCTGAGATACCCGTAGAAAAAATTGCTCCTGCCTTAGCTTTGTGTTTAACATCATTCCCAAACTTTCTGGCCCAGGCATAAGCTTGTTGCCAACCATCCGCTACAGTAATGCCACTTCCTCCCCAAATTTTATTACCTAGACTCTCAGTTAAATCAACACATTGTCCTGAGTGTTCAACCCAGCCTGCTCCGCCACCATAATTAAGTCCAAGTTTTGTTGGATCAATAGCATATTTTTTTAAACTAGCTGGTAGTTCATCAGGTTTATAACCCCATGCTTTAGCATCTGAAGATACTAAGCCCGTTCCGTCGCTAGCAGACTCTGTACTACTCTCTTCATTACATTCTTGATCAACTTCATTAACAGTAGAAATAGAATCTTCACTTGACGTTTGACTTGATGGTTTATCTAACTTATTTATATCTACTGGTTTCTCACCATATTCCGCAATGGCCTTTTCATCTAACCATTTATATTTCTTTCCTAAAGAATTATAGATCTCAATGAGTTTGACTTTATAACTTGGATCAGTTGCCCATCCACCATCTGCAATCGCACTTAGAGTGCTGACACCATCAATATTATTAATTGCTTTATTGTAGAGAGATTGACGGCTCATAAATTCAGCTTTACCGACTATTCCTGCATCAAAATCTCTAAACCAAGTATATCCCCCTCCAGTATTGTCTCCAACACTAGTTCCAGGTCCACTACTTTTAACAGCATCAGATCCAAAAAGTTCAAT
Coding sequences:
- a CDS encoding methionine ABC transporter ATP-binding protein — its product is MNKAMVQLNHIAITFQQGKKQIEAVKDVSVTINEGDIYGIVGYSGAGKSTLVRVINLLQVPSAGQIHIDGDLTYKDGKVILSSKGLREKRREIGMIFQHFNLMAQKTAKENVAFALRHSSLSKIEVEKKVTHLLEMVGLSDRADNYPSQLSGGQKQRVAIARALANDPKILISDEATSALDPKTTKQILALLQDLNKRLGLTIVMITHEMQIVKDICNRVAVMQNGSLIEEGSVLDIFSNPKQALTQEFIRTATGIDEALGKINQQEIVKQLPKDALLAQLKYAGTSTDEPILNQIYRDYEVTANILYGNIEILDQTPVGEMILVLEGDAKNLGLAEEALAKAGVDLTILKRGK
- a CDS encoding YebC/PmpR family DNA-binding transcriptional regulator encodes the protein MGRKWANIVAKKTAKDGATSKVYAKFGVEIYVAAKQGDPDPESNSALKFVIDRAKQAQVPKHVIDKAIDKAKGNTDETFVEGRYEGFGPNGSMIIVDTLTSNVNRTAANVRTAYGKNGGNMGASGSVSYMFDKKGVIVFAGEDADAIFELLLEADVEVDDVEAEEGTITVYTAPTDLHKGIQALRDSGISEFQVTELEMIPQSEVTLEGEDLEKFEKLVDALEADDDVQKVYHNVADF
- a CDS encoding amino acid ABC transporter substrate-binding protein, with the protein product MIKGKKAAFLSMTVLVGTVLVACSSNKTTGANDKETITFATVGTTAPFSYEKSGQLTGYDVEVAKAVFKDSSKYKVNFKKTEWSSIFTGLDSSKYQIAGNNISYTKERASKYLFSYPTGTTPSVLVVPKDSDIKSYADIKNHSTQVVQGTTTAAQLEDFNKKNNSAQVKLKYTNENITQMLSNLSEGKADFKIFDAPTVNAIIKNQGLDNLKTIPLESKEQPYIYFIFGQDQKDLQTFVNKRLKALEKDGTLTKLAKAHLGGDYAPTAKQLNLPK
- a CDS encoding glucosaminidase domain-containing protein yields the protein MKKVSQFKLFLVLSVIFSVIVVIVMLGAALTGAISNKPKSDCTPETAVTAPSNGSVSSANTSIDSFVKEHQDAYIKSWKVGGFLPSASIAQTMIEVSFSLSVPSFAQAHNMGGVKWSGVSSYTKTIELFGSDAVKSSGPGTSVGDNTGGGYTWFRDFDAGIVGKAEFMSRQSLYNKAINNIDGVSTLSAIADGGWATDPSYKVKLIEIYNSLGKKYKWLDEKAIAEYGEKPVDINKLDKPSSQTSSEDSISTVNEVDQECNEESSTESASDGTGLVSSDAKAWGYKPDELPASLKKYAIDPTKLGLNYGGGAGWVEHSGQCVDLTESLGNKIWGGSGITVADGWQQAYAWARKFGNDVKHKAKAGAIFSTGISAPGHTGIVCHVFQDGSVLVIEQNTPLSGITYYGKRDTWNYRIFSVSQQKADNMKFAYPDNKNPKLGN
- a CDS encoding M20/M25/M40 family metallo-hydrolase, which translates into the protein MDNQGIKSFDKHLWHDATIQTHLEELRQLIAIKSIYAQSIGLKDAATYLGKIFEKAGAQVTIDQSYKAPFVIAEFKSPFPEAKMLIFYNHYDTVPADDDQKWTADPFTLDIRDDIMYGRGVDDDKGHILARLTAVSRYLGEHSVLPLNITFIIEGAEESASVDLENYLVKYKDKLVDADLLIWEQGIRNQSNQLELTGGNKGILTFDMSVTSAVRDIHSKFGGVVDSATWYLLEAISSLRDKEGTLLVDGISEKIIPVNQRELDLVVHYSTENGDILQNLYGLRLPLLQSEKEAFLKRYYFQPSVTIQGISSGYLGAGVKTIIPAHASAKMEVRLVPGLDPYHVFEAIKKHLQKQGFANVDLTYTLGEKSYRSDLTNPEVLRLISTVENNYPHGVCLLPTSAGTGPMHTVFEALGVPMVSLGLGNANSSDHSGDENVLISDYLRHIILIEEFIKSYE
- a CDS encoding ParA family protein, which produces MKIMSFEAIKGGVGKTTLAYNYGEWLASQGKKVLFIDFDFQCNLTQTYRIYQSENTVANIFVGGKVDIISIKENIDLIPGYMKLDRIEKDLSQDENKNMYMYMWLDDNYYSRDLEAYDYIIFDCRPDFSVATKNATIVSHIVWSPLTPSKYGYEAKYNIETQMNDLKVKAINFSTRKSYVTAKLVFIANMIKHNTKSSRELIKILEEDGNIDLIIPYKELFNTSTLEYLPISDMMTLKKYSEHKSFFDKINKVFSQMTSTIDRLV
- a CDS encoding MetQ/NlpA family ABC transporter substrate-binding protein, translated to MLHKKIITFVGILLTSTVLVACGNAKTDKNTLTVGVMTKTTSDDARWKKVEDLLKKDGIKLKYKEFTDYSQPNKAVANGEVDINAFQHYNFLTNWNKENKENLVAIAETYISPIHLFSGTTQKGKVKYKSVSELPKGGQIAVPNDATNESRALYVLQAAGLIKLDVSGDQLATIANITENKKDLDIKELDASQTARAISSADAAIVNNSYAVPAKIDFKTSLYKEKIDKNSKQWINILAGKKDWKSSNKAAAIKKLVKAYHTDDLKKVVEKTSKGIDVPVW